The DNA sequence GGGTCGGACCGCACTTCTTCACGACCGAGGACGAGTGTCGCGGTGTGATCGATGAGATCGAGGCGATTCGCAATGGCGGATGACACGGCAACCGACGTGCCGTCATCCGGAGCCGTCGCGCGCCCGAAACGGATGTCCGCCACGTTGTGGGACATGGTGCGCTCGCTCGGCGTCATGGCCGTCGTCGTGGCGCTCACCCTGATCTTCGTGCCAGGCCTGCTGCACCCGAGCAAGTCGCAGCGCTTCGCCGCTGTCAGCTACTCGGACTACACGGCGGGCTTCAAGCAGGTCACCGGGATCGATGCGCTCGTGCCCACCGGACTCGGCCCAAAGTGGTATGCGAACTCCGCGAACCTGAAGTACGCCGGCAAGCACGCCCACCTGCACATCGGGTGGGTCACGCCGACCAAGGACTACGCCGCGCTCGAAGAGTCAAACAGCCCGGCCAACGCCTTCATCGAGTCGGTGCTCGGCAGTCGTGGTCTGACCG is a window from the Mycobacteriales bacterium genome containing:
- a CDS encoding DUF4245 domain-containing protein, with the protein product MSATLWDMVRSLGVMAVVVALTLIFVPGLLHPSKSQRFAAVSYSDYTAGFKQVTGIDALVPTGLGPKWYANSANLKYAGKHAHLHIGWVTPTKDYAALEESNSPANAFIESVLGSRGLTVTSKHYMNGVAWDRRVSANGERSLTCTVGKVTVVITGSASETQDDILAAALHVGRAV